ACATCTGAAAACTCGATGGGGTATCTCTAAACAGGCGTTTATGTGTGTTCCTGGTGCAGCTGTGGTTAGAACTACCGCAGAATTTAGAATTTGGATGACTTCCGCGCCAGCAAAACGACTCTAGTGTCGTCAAATGGAACCTGGGCCTCCCAGACGGACGAGTCTCAAGGCACAAATGTGCACAGGAACGCTGGGAACATACGTTTAGAATGAGAGGGTGAGAAGAGCCGCAGACCCTGTTCAAGgatggcttggctgggcgCGTTTCGTGAGAAAGAGCGTGGGCAAAAAGTAGGAATGTCggaagttgaggttgagtAGTaggtgtctggtttgatctGAGGCGTCGTGGCCTTGAGGCGTGGATGCGGCACGATTACTCTGGGCCAGTGCCGCAaagtgaccagacatggacctaACCGGACCAGATGGGGGCAGGGAGACGGCAGCCTGGAGTGACCCCCTAAGTACGCCGAACTCAGTGCCCACGATTAAGGCAGGTGCCTGGTGGGTACTGTGCTTCTCGACTGGAGCTAGTGGCGGATCAAGTGGAAGGGGCAAAGAGGGAGTGGGTCATGGTATCAGCTACCTCTCCGCGTGCTGCTCATGTACTGAGCTTTAGAGTAGAGGATACCTTTATTGACAAGCCCAGGTTGTAACCATTGACCTGCATtctactcgtgccacgccccactttattggAACTCGCAAgctcgcaccacctaaagatggtgctggccaccaaaataaccagaccaccaatATAACCAGAATTCCAACATTTTTTATTAGAATCGCTTCAACAACCTACAACGGCGGTCCGTTTCATAAACTGCCGCTGGTTCTAGCCTCCCAGATGTCCTCCACTTACgagcttccttggcagttgcTTCAAACCACCGCTTGTATCCATTGCGCGCCCGTTGTTCCGCTGCTTGCACACGTcgccttgccgccgccagatcTGCGTCAACCCTTCGCTGCACCATACGCCGGCCTTCTGCCACTGTAAGCACTCCTCCTGTCTGTAAGGTCTTATTCTTCATTGCCCTGCGCCGCTTAGCCACCGtctcggccaacttggtgcGCCCTAGATCTCTCTTTGTTTGCACTAGCTCCGTGCTCATGGCAAGCGTCCCCCGAACATATCGATCTATATCAGTAGATATTGAAGCCATTAAGTCTGGGAATTCGTCGACAGCTTCCATAATGTTGTTGGCTAGCTTGTTAACTTGCCGCAAGGTTAGAGGAGTCTCGAATGGTGAAGATCCAGTTGGAAACTGCGGCTCAGGCGTAGGATTGTGTGGTTGCCGAGACTCCGGACCTGTAGGACCACATGTGGATTGAATGGATAGATTCCAGTTTTCTGAAATGCAGAGAAGATCGTACTACGCTTGAAGGCGTGGTTGCGTACATCCTTAATAGAAGCCAAAAATTCTAGCTTGGTGATGTTAGTGCAGCCGTCGCGAACTGCCAGATCCAGCGCCTTGGCATGGTAATGTTTTAGCGGCTGCAATACGCACACATctagtggctgaagaatatGTGTCAAGTGCGACGGTAAGCCAAAAGgtatgatgtggtggttgtcacAGTACTCGATAAATTCCTTAGTATGGTGCGAGCCATGGCCATCCAGGATCAACAACCGCTTCAGTCCTTTAGCTGTTGATGCCGTGTGCTTGTCAAAATGCCGAATCCATTCAAGACTCAATTCGTCATTCGAGTAACCAGTCTCTGAAACACCCAGCGCAGtatcttcatccaagcccaCAGACTCTGCGTACCAACGGGCCATGTGCTTAGATCCAGTCATGATGAGGAAACCAGGGCAGTGGCGCCCGGCTGCCGAGATAGCCTCTATAGCAGTAGCTGATTCACGGTTCGTAGGAATGGCAAGGTAGTGGGCTCGCTCTCGCTTAGTCACAATCAACTGATCCTTTCCTACGCCAAGTTGGAACCCAGTCTCGTCCATATTCCAGATGTCTTCAGGGGTGATGCCATGGGTTTCAATAATCTCCCGCAGCCGTTGGAAGTACTGGTTAACCTTGTCGATATCTTCTGCAACCTGGCGGTTAGAATCCAGcgtcttctgcttcttgctgtcgtAACCGTACCGTGTAAGGAAGCGAGAGACCCAGTGCTGGCCAACTGCAGGTGGATTGCCAGCCTTAGCCTTGGAAGACCTCTCGCGCAGGATTAGATTCGCCGCGTCCCGCACAAATTCCTTGCGCACAGCCAAGCCTACATTGTCAAGCCGGTCAATATATCTACACACTGCAAGCTCTTCTGGGCGCGTCAGCAGTGTATTGTGGCCGGCAGCGCCTTTCTTAGGTTGCCGGCCTTCTAGTCGATATCGCAGTCGGCCACGCGGCACGTGGAATAACCGCGCAACCGCGGCCACTTTTGCGCCAGGAAAATCCTCAAAGTACTGAAGAGCCTCTTGAATACGCGACTCCATTACGACCAGCCAAAATTTCAAGAGTTGGTGGGCAGAATAGTGGAAAATACATCAGAGGTTGGAAATTCTGGTTATattggtggtctggttatGCGAGCTTGCGAGTTCccaataaagtggggcgtggcacgagtacCAGTAATGAAAAGTTTTGGGTTGATCTGTTGAGGTATGGGTGGTGTAGGTGGCTGTGCAATATCGTACGATACGCCGATAGATTTATGACCAATTGTACAGACTCGAGAAATcctcagaccagacccaagtCTTGGCGGTCTAGACCGGGACCaagtcagaccagaccattccgatcactgATTGTACACCCCGGGAGGCTTAACCCTGCAGCTCGAGTCGTGTCCGCGATGGACTCTAGCAACGAGTCACAGATCAAATTGGCCGCCTCCGTGAGGAGCAATATCCCAAGCATACATACCATTAGACGTCGGGTATAGAGAAATCTTCCTAAATTTATAGTGGGTTGCATTACGACAATTTCACCCCTTTGTAATCGAAGTGACGAAGTCACCCCATGTAGTGGCACGATGGTACACTTCCGACGTCAAGATCAAGTGGCTCATTTAAAGCAAGCACGGTATGCTGTTGCCTGGAAGACAAAAGTACTCCAAAGGATTTAGTTTTCGTATGATTCCACTCTTTCACgtagaaaatcaagagtctctcgttgcccgattcacaaGGAATCTTCGGCCCGACGCTGTCCAGTTATCTAAACAACCGTGTTGTGTGACATCAGATCTAACATGCCATGCAGTACCTAGGGCCAGGTACACACGGACCTTGTTGGTCGACTGGATCAGGTTCGAACAAGTGACGGTATTAGCCTACCCGGGGGCCACTGAGTAGGAAAATGGTCAGTGGTCGGAAAATAAGTTCAGTACTTGAAAATATACCTACActggcatcaacaagtcCTATACCGCGAAGTCGCTAACAGCGCtgctgactttggcaagaccGACTTCTTGTCTACCCTTCAGGAAATACGTACTCAAACATTCAAGAAGCACACAATTTTATCAGCTTAGGAGAACTGTGGCCTCTTCCCATATAATCCGGCGGTAGTTCTTGGCCAATTCCAAGATGCATTATCGTCGTTAACCAAAGAAGTAGATCAACGAGATCTCCCCGGTTGTGTCGGGGGCGAGGAACCCGACCCACTAGGAGAGAGCAGGCCCTCAACCCCTCAGGAAAGCTCCGCGAACCTAGCATCACAAACGCCGCCTACAATTCGAAAGTTCGACTAGAGTAGCGTCACGACGCAGAAGATGAATCTTGGAACAATCCAGCGCTACCACAGCTACGTCAAGCTGCGGTTAGAGGTTTCCATTCTATCACACGCGCCGCTTACGCCATCAGTCACACGGGTATATGAGAAGGCACGCAAAGCAGGACACACCCCGGCTCTAAACGTTACTAGAGCCACAGCGGAGATGAAGGCCCTCAGGGACAAGCAGCTTCGACGGTCTACCCTCCTCGGCAAGACATTAATTACAGGGAAGTACGGCCCTCTTACTGTTGACGATGCGAGAATCCGTGTCGCAAAGGATGAGTACAACAGACTAGCGGCACAGGAAGATAAGAGGCAGcgtttgaggaagaaggaaactCGCGATGAGGCTGCTTACGTACGCTGCTGGATTCGAGAAGTTAGATCAATCGTTAGGTCCAGTATCACTAAAATAACATTACACAAAGTgcaacagcaaagcaagtGGCAGAAGAGCGATCGGCGCACTCTTCTTAACCGCCTGAACTAGAtatgtcaagatcaagtcgctcatttAAACCCAGCGCAGTATGCTATTGCCTaagaggcaacagcaattatcatactgctgcctgcgaggcagcagtattccaaagtATTTAGTTATCGTATGATTCCACTCTTTTAtgtaggaaatcaagagtctctcgttgcccgattcacaggggatcttctgcccgatcgtcgtccagttataCAATCAATCGTGTTGTGTGACAGTTATGAGCCCGGTTTGCACGCCGGGTTTCTGTCTACCAAAGCTTCCACTGCATTGAACACCACAGATTACAATGTCCGCTGATGACCTCGAAGTCTCTTCCCGCGTTATCCTCAAAGGATCCGGTAACTGGGACCTGTGGATCAGTATAATCCGCAAGTTCGCGAAGAATCTACAAGTCTGGGAATATGTTGACCCCGACGTTGTACACAAGCCAGTGTTGACTCCGCCAGTCGAGCCGACGCCGGGTCAAGCCCAGGCAAACGCCACTGACATACAGCAACTGCAAGGTGACAGCCTTAGCAAGTTCCAAATCCTTGAGGCGAGGCATAGAAGCCAACTTCAGACCTACAAGGACAAAACCAAAGCTTTGGAAACACTACAGGAATACATCGTCAAAACCGTTGGCAAGTACTATGATAtcattgccaaggaagacgaTGTCTCAAAGGAACTCACGATCCTGAAGAATCGCGTCAAACCAACTGACTGGGCTCGGGAGAGTGAAGTCACCGATCGATATTACGCTACGCTTAAGGAAGTCAGCAGAACAAAGGTCGAGGAATGGATCTCGAAATGGCAAGTCGTATTGAACGAAGCCAAGAATCTTGATCTACCTGATATAAGAGGCCTGCGACCGACTCGACATTTCCTTAAGGCGGTAAATGCGATTGACCCGACATTTTCGAAGGTCTGGATCAATCAGATGGAAGCAAATACCCTATCCCAGACTTGCCTATCCTGATATGCTATCCCGATATCATGTCTGCTATCCTGCTATATCCGATATGATATATATCGGATATCGGATAAATCTCGTCGCCCTTATCCTGATATCAGAgatgatatcaggataaGATACCAGTTCTAATTGGCCCCTGGCGACTGGTCACAGTGCAATTTTAGAGCCATCGCCCCGCCAACACGTCACACAAAGAGAAGCCAAATATCGTTCAATGCTTTAAAGCATATATCACTGCATCAAGTACCAAGCTCCTTACAATATGTATTTGAGTTTAGTTAACAAGTTACATTAGAACAAATAATACTCCCTGGCAGTGGTTTATCATGTCTGCTAAACCTGCTAAACCCGCTAAACCTGCTAAGCCTGCTATTCTGATATCATCCCTGCTAATCCTGCTTATCCGATATCGTATCAGGATAGTGTGTTATCCTGATATCGCGTTAATTTATCATATCGGATATGATATCAGGATAGGCAACTCTGCCTGTCATCGTTGGTCTGTCCGTCGGATATAGGTGGAAAGGTTGTGCAGCCTCCCGATAACCCCCTTCCTGGCCCAAATCTCGAAACTAAATTCGTCCGTAGCCCCACGAAGCTCCGCCTCGAATTTACTGACATTAGACCCGATGATGACAGCCCGGACAACCAGATTGGTAATGTGGCCTACGCAACACAGTCGGCGCCGGCTCGCAGTGTTCCGAATAGGCGGTCCGTCCTGTTGGATAGTGGTGTCTCTGTCGACTCTGCTAGCAGATCTGGTATAGTGGACAACAGCAAAACTTCGGGTATCATGAGAATGAagatagccggaaaaagcaattatgagTGGTAAAATgttcggacgaaaggaaggTCGATGTACTTAAGGGATCACAGAAGCAGCATTGTAAAAAGAGGCAGGAtaatcaagaactgcatcttcagcgtagtaaaaattGTATTGGAACCGCCTAACGCAACACGTCCAGTCCAGAGGCCTCAAACTGGACCGCCTGGTCCACCAAAATCgctggactgggctggaCCAGGTAGGCGGTTCAGGCGGCCCATCCCATTTGGACCGCCTATTAGGAACACTGAAACCCACTCACAAAGGCTCGTTGGGCGTAGTCGACTGCCTGACAGGCACATATGCATATGGAAGTAATCCTGATTTTCAGCGGCAGATTATGGCAAGATCTTGACGCTACACAATGGAGTCTGTAAGACATGGAGTGCAGAGTCAAAGCCGCAACGAGCCCTCAAACGCAAGAGGAAACATGGCATCTGTTCCGAGCAACGTCACGACTCCAATACCATGCAGGCCCAACTGGTACCACGTACCCGGTTCTCCGCTAGTAGCTTGCCCGTACCCAAGGATTGAAGGTGCCGTTTCCAACCCAAGCCCTGGTACTCAGCGACAGGGGTCAACGAATTGGTTCGGCATCGGGATACCAACCAGAAGGTGTTTGTCTTGGCATAGCCCCATGACTTGTTCTGTGTTAAGCCAGTTACGAACACATCCGTGACGAATCTCGGGTTCTCTCGGGGTCGTTCTTCATATGTTGTCTGCCGAAAGCCTGTCGTGGCCATAACACGAAATCATCGTCAGGCATGCAGGAGATTGGGTCGTCCAGTAATAAGTCTATCCATGTAGAGTAGACTACCACAGATATACGTTACAGAGCCCCCAAAACCGCCTTAGGGGTACATCGAAATTACGGTAGGGCAGACAGGAGGCATTTGCAACTCCGTCGGCGCAAACTTGGGCTCACTAGGACACCCAAGCCCCCAGTCGAGAAGGATGTCTGAAAGGGTTGTTGGAACTTCTCACTAGAACATGCACAAGTGGCTCTTCGGCGGGCTGCCAAGATGTGAAGCTGCGCAAACCTATTTGGACTCCATGAAACCTTTTATAGTGTCGTTTATCACGAATACAGTTCATAGATATCGGTAGGCATACATCAATGGGCGGACAGAACTGTATTAGTTGGGCTACTCTGAGAGTCAATAGAAGGATTAGCGACATGCTTGAGATTGTGGCAGACATAGCGGCTGCGAAAGTATTCGGACGACAAGGGGCCGATATCTCTTCAGTGTATAACGGCACTAATGCATGGCGTCTGCAAGAAAAGTTGCCAGGAACATATCAGGGACAGCCCAACGGTGGTGTTTTTGATGGATTCCCATATTCTTCCTGTTCTCTCATAGTAATGCCTGCAAACTTTCGGTCAGCTGACAagttttcttcttgcctgTTTTCTCTTGTCTCCCACCTCTCGCCTCTCGCTTTAAAGTGAGTTTTTACTTGGCCCTCGTCCAAGCCAGTGCCACAAATTTCTTGTTTTCTCGTCTT
The DNA window shown above is from Pochonia chlamydosporia 170 chromosome Unknown PCv3seq00012, whole genome shotgun sequence and carries:
- a CDS encoding DDE superfamily endonuclease domain-containing protein; amino-acid sequence: MESRIQEALQYFEDFPGAKVAAVARLFHVPRGRLRYRLEGRQPKKGAAGHNTLLTRPEELAVCRYIDRLDNVGLAVRKEFVRDAANLILRERSSKAKAGNPPAVGQHWVSRFLTRYGYDSKKQKTLDSNRQVAEDIDKVNQYFQRLREIIETHGITPEDIWNMDETGFQLGVGKDQLIVTKRERAHYLAIPTNRESATAIEAISAAGRHCPGFLIMTGSKHMARWYAESVGLDEDTALGVSETGYSNDELSLEWIRHFDKHTASTAKGLKRLLILDGHGSHHTKEFIEYCDNHHIIPFGLPSHLTHILQPLDVCVLQPLKHYHAKALDLAVRDGCTNITKLEFLASIKDVRNHAFKRSPESRQPHNPTPEPQFPTGSSPFETPLTLRQVNKLANNIMEAVDEFPDLMASISTDIDRYVRGTLAMSTELVQTKRDLGRTKLAETVAKRRRAMKNKTLQTGGVLTVAEGRRMVQRRVDADLAAARRRVQAAEQRARNGYKRWFEATAKEARC